Proteins encoded by one window of Epinephelus moara isolate mb chromosome 18, YSFRI_EMoa_1.0, whole genome shotgun sequence:
- the arhgap23a gene encoding rho GTPase-activating protein 23 isoform X6 encodes MDQGKGRRDGLSSTGDNPRPPMATRPGREGVGMGWKGPRTLVLHKNSQGFGFTLRHFIVYPPESALHTNLKDEENGNGKGYQKGRLEPMDTIFVKSVREKGPAHQAGLCTGDRLVKVNGESVLGKTYSQVIALIQNSESVLELSIMPKDEDVLQLVSAYSQDAYLTGNEPYTGGAEYLPPPPPVCYPHTKATPPAGAPPPPPMGQNQLDNWSCWAGSSSPSSPLDNRSAVCSPASWQEGRAGEPGGVGHSSPAHRTEEIQYGMTGQQPQGQTRGRSYSSSSSSGGPLSSPLQVHYPNHHAASSSQAQPRKSSSAWTSPPLPQLSHGRNERCQQALSDWYYNQQPERPGRNMQTRHRSYSQDRLIDSRRQQQRAGGWPHSASQDTLLLLQQSGPGPHGEPYWSYGDWEGGPGRGHPATNYTRTRSENLLAQYDRHGRSLEMLDRAAAGLVSPRFERPPWHQQAPKPPPRPDAYPRQGSHHGAAQAPPVSRHAQSHSKHHPQTHTQAHSQPQPQQAAPQSRRLPPGQSMDDQPVGYRSYSPSFYRKTGRIMQQAHSFRDPSYSGPHMNWNTPKTSPPEGTTAPLTASASSPLASATPESQDRAYRPTNHERERGSMEGQAEVAAQTQEVVLRQKPPTGRRNAHGMRHPHYALPLDGLEPSLFSPDPQDSAPAPGSMGDVAPRKPNGNLAPLPIEDDSLASIPFIDEPTSPGADLRARHVPASSVVSSGMNSAPAVVTSPASPTFTFPLTRLFSHDCSSIKSGRRSSYLLAITTERSKSCDEGLNTFREEGRVFSRLPKRVKSFFTDGSLDNLGTAEEVRSKRHSTSELGNITYSDVRREGWLHFKQILTEKGKKVGSGMRPWKRVFSVLRSHSLFLYKDKREAVLRGATIGGAAEDEQPISIRGCLVDIAYSETKRKHALRLTTQDFCEYLLQAEDREDMLDWIKVIRENSKTDSEELGFSRQALINKKLNDYRKQSPTGSKPDSSPRMPRMKPPFLLAKTENAAGAPRSPKPEGKDESGPPKSPWGINIMKKVKKTGPKAFGVRLEDCQPGVNNKFIPLIVEICCGLVEDMGLEYTGIYRVPGNNAMVSMLQDQLNKGVDINPAEEKWQDLNVVSSLLKSFFRKLPEPLFTNDKYNDFIDANRMESASERLKTMKKLIRDLPDYYYHTLKFLVVHLKTVADNSDKNKMEPRNLALVFGPTLVRTSEDNMKDMVTHMPDRYKIVETLIQHCNWFFTEEQDKDEKTPVDTEDVQPAPNIDHLLSNIGRTALLGEASDSTNSDSAKSKGSWGSKKDITPKDFLALSIMSAVTGRKRRKRHNARRVGSSTDDDSEHEPIKAGHLGAEEEEEAESPVGDTAPRAEGEEDDDEDEEEEEEEEEEEDEEVVESGAKEEVEEEAVAVIPSGGRPRCKEEEEAGEGQAAMLLHEEEARAEVKGPTWRAPEDARSIVSGYSTLSTLGRSLGSEGRGDDADDEHSELVSETDNESGFASRSLTQERPDKHPTSPVNTQQPAAPRSFLYTHYKPPVLSPTNLLAPPTALTHTPDSADRSEGGARSTTPSSSSFSSSSTTHRLHSRPSFNSHKLIQCDTLARKKLKSEKGKARSLDLMELSGAAAEADGAGSGSDGAHRVRRETSRTNPSSGSSQESLRLSRPKPSLPPSEAASFAPTGPGGRSLAEQVRARLLGSADDLRSVGLRKPLSPETRRKRRAWRRHTVVASPTEVSDKRPPLTVTEFPLSPIARNQVKPPGQPRDADGLDQGAATRQAPTSRFHEYL; translated from the exons GGTAAGGGGCGGAGGGATGGTCTCTCCTCAACCGGTGACAACCCTCGGCCGCCGATGGCGACCCGGCCGGGAAGGGAGGGGGTCGGCATGGGCTGGAAGGGTCCCCGGACGCTGGTCCTCCATAAGAACTCCCAGGGTTTCGGCTTCACGCTGCGCCATTTCATCGTTTACCCCCCAGAGTCCGCCCTGCACACCAACCTCAAG GATGAGGAGAACGGCAACGGAAAGG GGTATCAGAAAGGTCGTCTGGAGCCAATGGACACCATATTTGTGAAGAGTGTGAGAGAAAAAGGTCCGGCCCACCAGGCGGGCTTGTGCACAG GGGATCGGCTGGTGAAAGTGAACGGAGAGAGCGTTTTAGGAAAGACGTACTCGCAGGTGATAGCCCTTATTCAGAACAG TGAAAGTGTTTTGGAGCTCTCCATTATGCCAAAAGATGAAGACGTGCTTCAGTTGGTAAGT GCATACTCCCAGGATGCCTACCTGACAGGCAACGAACCCTACACAGGGGGAGCTGAGTACCTCCCACCACCGCCTCCTGTCTGTTACCCACACACGAAGGCCACGCCCCCTGCTGGagcccctccacctccccccaTGGGCCAGAACCAGCTGGATAACTGGAGTTGCTGGGCAGGCTCTTCCAGCCCCTCTTCACCCCTGGACAACCGCTCTGCTGTGTGCAGCCCCGCCAGCTGGCAGGAAGGACGTGCAGGAGAGCCAGGTGGTGTGGGTCACAGCAGCCCGGCCCACCGCACAGAGGAGATCCAGTACGGTATGACTGGCCAACAGCCTCAGGGCCAGACAAGAGGGCGCTCCtactcttcctcttcctcatcagGAGGCCCTTTGTCCAGCCCGCTGCAAGTCCACTACCCTAACCACCATGCTGCCAGTTCCTCTCAGGCTCAGCCACGCAAGTCCAGCTCAGCCTGGACCAGTCCCCCCCTGCCCCAGCTAAGCCACGGCCGCAATGAGCGCTGCCAGCAGGCCCTTTCTGACTGGTACTACAACCAGCAGCCGGAGCGCCCGGGACGCAACATGCAGACCCGCCACCGCAGCTACTCTCAGGATCGGCTCATTGACTCAaggaggcagcagcagcgggCAGGCGGCTGGCCGCACAGTGCCTCCCAGGACACCCTGCTGTTACTACAACAGTCAGGACCAGGACCCCATGGAGAGCCATACTGGTCCTATGGAGACTGGGAGGGGGGCCCGGGAAGGGGCCACCCTGCCACTAACTATACGCGAACACGCTCTGAAAACCTGCTGGCCCAGTACGATCGGCATGGCCGCTCGTTAGAGATGCTAGACCGAGCAGCAGCTGGACTGGTCTCGCCTCGGTTTGAGCGGCCTCCATGGCACCAGCAGGCTCCCAAGCCGCCCCCGAGGCCTGATGCCTACCCAAGGCAAGGGAGCCATCATGGTGCGGCACAAGCTCCTCCGGTGTCCCGACACGCACAGTCACATTCTAAACACCACCCTCAGACTCATACCCAGGCCCACTCCCAGCCTCAGCCCCAGCAGGCTGCCCCTCAGAGCAGGCGGCTCCCACCTGGGCAGAGCATGGACGACCAGCCGGTGGGCTACCGCAGCTACAGCCCCTCTTTTTACCGCAAGACGGGCCGCATCATGCAGCAAGCCCACTCTTTCAGGGACCCTTCGTACTCTGGCCCTCACATGAACTGGAACACACCTAAAACCAGCCCCCCAGAGGGCACAACGGCACCTCTCACTGCCTCTGCCTCGTCCCCTCTCGCCTCCGCCACTCCCGAATCCCAGGACAGAGCGTACAGGCCAACAAACCACGAGAGGGAACGAGGGTCAATGGAGGGGCAGGCAGAGGTGGCAGCACAGACCCAGGAAGTGGTGCTGAGGCAGAAACCTCCCACTGGGCGAAGGAACGCCCACGGCATGCGCCACCCCCACTATGCGCTGCCCTTGGATGGGCTAGAACCCTCTTTGTTTTCTCCCGATCCCCAGGACTCAGCTCCTGCCCCTGGTTCCATGGGAGATGTAGCCCCACGTAAACCAAACGGCAACCTGGCCCCCCTCCCCATAGAGGATGATTCACTGGCCTCCATCCCCTTCATAG ATGAACCGACCAGCCCCGGCGCTGATTTGCGCGCACGCCACGTTCCGGCGTCCTCCGTGGTGTCCAGCGGCATGAATTCAGCGCCCGCCGTGGTCAccagccccgcctcccccacctTCACCTTCCCCCTCACTAGGCTCTTCTCACACGACTGCA GCAGTATTAAATCCGGTCGCCGTTCCTCCTATCTTCTAGCCATCACCACCGAACGCTCCAAGTCGTGTGACGAGGGACTCAACACGTTCAGAGAGGAAGGCCGAGTCTTCTC GAGGCTACCAAAGAGAGTGAAGAGTTTCTTCACAGATGGG tctcTGGACAACCTCGGGACAGCAGAGGAGGTTCGATCTAAACGCCATTCCACCTCAGAGCTGGGAAACATCACTTACAGCGACGTACGGCGAGAAGGATGGCTGCACTTCAAACAGATCCTCACAGAGAAGGGCAAG AAGGTGGGCAGTGGCATGCGTCCATGGAAGCGAGTCTTCTCGGTGCTTCGCTCCCATTCACTGTTCCTCTACAAGGACAAGAGGGAGGCGGTGCTCCGCGGGGCCACGATTGGAGGCGCGGCTGAGGACGAGCAGCCAATTAGCATCCGGGGCTGCCTGGTGGATATTGCGTACAGTGAGACCAAACGGAAGCACGCGCTGCGGCTGACCACCCAGGACTTCTGCGAGTACCTGCTGCAGGCGGAGGACCGTGAGGACATGCTGGACTGGATCAAGGTCATCAGGGAGAACAGCAAGACGGACAGCGAG gAGCTCGGCTTCTCCAGACAGGCCCTCATCAATAAGAAACTGAATGATTACAGGAAACAGAG TCCAACAGGCAGCAAGCCCGACTCCTCTCCCAGAATGCCCCGCATGAAGCCTCCCTTCCTGCTTGCCAAGACAGAAAACGCAGCAGGGGCACCACGCTCTCCAAAACCAGAGGGAAAAG ATGAGAGCGGCCCTCCGAAGTCTCCGTGGGGAATCAACATCATGAAGAAGGTAAAGAAGACCGGGCCTAAAGCTTTTGGTGTGAGGTTGGAGGATTGTCAGCCGGGAGTAAACAACAAG TTCATCCCGTTGATCGTGGAGATCTGCTGCGGCCTGGTGGAGGACATGGGTCTGGAGTACACGGGAATCTACAGAGTCCCCGGGAACAACGCTATGGTGTCGATGCTCCAGGATCAGCTCAACAAGGGCGTCGACATCAACCCTGCAGAGGAG AAGTGGCAAGACCTCAATGTTGTCAGCAGTTTACTCAAATCCTTCTTCAGGAAACTTCCAGAGCCTCTTTTCACCAACG ACAAGTACAACGACTTCATTGATGCCAATCGGATGGAAAGTGCATCAGAACGACTAAAAACCATGAAGAAACTA ATTCGAGACCTCCCAGATTATTATTACCACACTCTGAAGTTCCTTGTTGTTCACCTGAAGACTGTAGCCGACAACTCTGATAAAAACaag ATGGAGCCTCGTAACCTGGCTCTGGTGTTTGGGCCAACTCTCGTTCGGACGTCTGAGGACAACATGAAAGATATGGTCACACACATGCCCGACCGCTACAAGATAGTAGAGACGCTCATCCAACAT TGCAACTGGTTTTTCACTGAAGAGCAAGACAAGGATGAAAAG ACGCCGGTGGACACGGAGGACGTGCAACCTGCCCCCAACATTGACCACCTGCTGTCCAACATCGGCAGGACCGCTCTGCTCGGGGAGGCCTCAG ACTCAACCAACAGTGACTCAGCTAAATCAAAG gGGTCGTGGGGGTCAAAGAAAGACATCACACCCAAGGACTTCCTGGCTCTGTCCATCATGTCAGCTGTTACGGGCCGCAAACGCAGAAAGCGCCACAACGCCCGCCGCGTGGGCAGCAGCACCGATGACGACTCCGAGCACGAGCCAATCAAAGCCGGACATTTAggggcagaggaggaagaggaggcagagtCGCCCGTAGGAGACACTGCTCCtcgagcagagggagaggaggacgacgacgaagatgaagaggaagaggaggaggaggaggaagaggaagacgaGGAAGTTGTTGAGAGCGGAGCGAAAGAGGAGGTAGAAGAGGAGGCAGTGGCGGTTATTCCCAGTGGTGGTCGGCCGCGCtgtaaagaggaagaggaggcaggaGAAGGGCAGGCAGCCATGTTGTTGCATGAGGAGGAGGCGCGGGCGGAGGTGAAGGGGCCGACGTGGAGAGCTCCAGAGGATGCTCGCTCCATTGTTTCTGGTTACTCCACCCTCTCCACGTTAGGGCGGAGCCTGGGGTCAGAAGGGAGAGGggatgatgctgatgatgagCACAGCGAGCTGGTGAGTGAGACGGACAACGAGAGTGGCTTCGCCTCGCGCTCCCTCACGCAGGAACGACCTGATAAACACCCAACATCACCTGTGAACACACAACAGCCAGCAGCCCCACGCAGCTTCCTCTACACACATTACAAACCCCCCGTACTCTCACCTACAAACCTGCTAGCCCCACCCAcagcgctcacacacacaccggacTCTGCAGACAGGAGTGAAGGAGGGGCGAGGTCCACCAcgccctcatcctcctccttctcGTCCTCCTCCACTACTCACAGACTGCATTCACGGCCTTCCTTCAACTCCCACAAGCTGATCCAGTGTGACACCCTGGCCAGGAAGAAGCTGAAGTCGGAGAAGGGCAAGGCTCGCTCCCTGGACCTGATGGAGCTGTCTGGGGCCGCGGCTGAGGCTGATGGCGCTGGTTCTGGCTCAGACGGTGCACACAGAGTGAGGCGGGAGACCTCCAGAACCAACCCCTCCTCCGGCAGCAGCCAGGAGAGCCTGCGCCTGAGCCGGCCCAAGCCCTCCCTGCCACCCAGCGAGGCCGCCTCCTTCGCCCCAACCGGCCCTGGCGGCAGGTCTCTGGCGGAGCAGGTCCGCGCTCGTCTGCTGGGCTCGGCCGACGACCTGCGCAGCGTGGGACTACGAAAACCGCTGTCCCCGGAGACACGGAGGAAGAGACGGGCCTGGCGCAGACACACCGTGGTGGCCTCCCCAACTGAGGTCTCTGACAAGAGACCCCCGCTGACTGTCACTGAGTTCCCCCTGTCTCCTATCGCTCGGAACCAGGTCAAACCACCAGGGCAGCCTCGGGATGCAGACGGGCTCGACCAAGGAGCGGCGACACGTCAAGCACCCACCTCTAGATTCCATGAGTACCTGTGA
- the arhgap23a gene encoding rho GTPase-activating protein 23 isoform X4 — protein MNGVAFCLVGIPPYSENHGKGRRDGLSSTGDNPRPPMATRPGREGVGMGWKGPRTLVLHKNSQGFGFTLRHFIVYPPESALHTNLKDEENGNGKGYQKGRLEPMDTIFVKSVREKGPAHQAGLCTGDRLVKVNGESVLGKTYSQVIALIQNSESVLELSIMPKDEDVLQLVSAYSQDAYLTGNEPYTGGAEYLPPPPPVCYPHTKATPPAGAPPPPPMGQNQLDNWSCWAGSSSPSSPLDNRSAVCSPASWQEGRAGEPGGVGHSSPAHRTEEIQYGMTGQQPQGQTRGRSYSSSSSSGGPLSSPLQVHYPNHHAASSSQAQPRKSSSAWTSPPLPQLSHGRNERCQQALSDWYYNQQPERPGRNMQTRHRSYSQDRLIDSRRQQQRAGGWPHSASQDTLLLLQQSGPGPHGEPYWSYGDWEGGPGRGHPATNYTRTRSENLLAQYDRHGRSLEMLDRAAAGLVSPRFERPPWHQQAPKPPPRPDAYPRQGSHHGAAQAPPVSRHAQSHSKHHPQTHTQAHSQPQPQQAAPQSRRLPPGQSMDDQPVGYRSYSPSFYRKTGRIMQQAHSFRDPSYSGPHMNWNTPKTSPPEGTTAPLTASASSPLASATPESQDRAYRPTNHERERGSMEGQAEVAAQTQEVVLRQKPPTGRRNAHGMRHPHYALPLDGLEPSLFSPDPQDSAPAPGSMGDVAPRKPNGNLAPLPIEDDSLASIPFIDEPTSPGADLRARHVPASSVVSSGMNSAPAVVTSPASPTFTFPLTRLFSHDCSSIKSGRRSSYLLAITTERSKSCDEGLNTFREEGRVFSRLPKRVKSFFTDGSLDNLGTAEEVRSKRHSTSELGNITYSDVRREGWLHFKQILTEKGKKVGSGMRPWKRVFSVLRSHSLFLYKDKREAVLRGATIGGAAEDEQPISIRGCLVDIAYSETKRKHALRLTTQDFCEYLLQAEDREDMLDWIKVIRENSKTDSEELGFSRQALINKKLNDYRKQSPTGSKPDSSPRMPRMKPPFLLAKTENAAGAPRSPKPEGKDESGPPKSPWGINIMKKVKKTGPKAFGVRLEDCQPGVNNKFIPLIVEICCGLVEDMGLEYTGIYRVPGNNAMVSMLQDQLNKGVDINPAEEKWQDLNVVSSLLKSFFRKLPEPLFTNDKYNDFIDANRMESASERLKTMKKLIRDLPDYYYHTLKFLVVHLKTVADNSDKNKMEPRNLALVFGPTLVRTSEDNMKDMVTHMPDRYKIVETLIQHCNWFFTEEQDKDEKTPVDTEDVQPAPNIDHLLSNIGRTALLGEASDSTNSDSAKSKGSWGSKKDITPKDFLALSIMSAVTGRKRRKRHNARRVGSSTDDDSEHEPIKAGHLGAEEEEEAESPVGDTAPRAEGEEDDDEDEEEEEEEEEEEDEEVVESGAKEEVEEEAVAVIPSGGRPRCKEEEEAGEGQAAMLLHEEEARAEVKGPTWRAPEDARSIVSGYSTLSTLGRSLGSEGRGDDADDEHSELVSETDNESGFASRSLTQERPDKHPTSPVNTQQPAAPRSFLYTHYKPPVLSPTNLLAPPTALTHTPDSADRSEGGARSTTPSSSSFSSSSTTHRLHSRPSFNSHKLIQCDTLARKKLKSEKGKARSLDLMELSGAAAEADGAGSGSDGAHRVRRETSRTNPSSGSSQESLRLSRPKPSLPPSEAASFAPTGPGGRSLAEQVRARLLGSADDLRSVGLRKPLSPETRRKRRAWRRHTVVASPTEVSDKRPPLTVTEFPLSPIARNQVKPPGQPRDADGLDQGAATRQAPTSRFHEYL, from the exons GGTAAGGGGCGGAGGGATGGTCTCTCCTCAACCGGTGACAACCCTCGGCCGCCGATGGCGACCCGGCCGGGAAGGGAGGGGGTCGGCATGGGCTGGAAGGGTCCCCGGACGCTGGTCCTCCATAAGAACTCCCAGGGTTTCGGCTTCACGCTGCGCCATTTCATCGTTTACCCCCCAGAGTCCGCCCTGCACACCAACCTCAAG GATGAGGAGAACGGCAACGGAAAGG GGTATCAGAAAGGTCGTCTGGAGCCAATGGACACCATATTTGTGAAGAGTGTGAGAGAAAAAGGTCCGGCCCACCAGGCGGGCTTGTGCACAG GGGATCGGCTGGTGAAAGTGAACGGAGAGAGCGTTTTAGGAAAGACGTACTCGCAGGTGATAGCCCTTATTCAGAACAG TGAAAGTGTTTTGGAGCTCTCCATTATGCCAAAAGATGAAGACGTGCTTCAGTTGGTAAGT GCATACTCCCAGGATGCCTACCTGACAGGCAACGAACCCTACACAGGGGGAGCTGAGTACCTCCCACCACCGCCTCCTGTCTGTTACCCACACACGAAGGCCACGCCCCCTGCTGGagcccctccacctccccccaTGGGCCAGAACCAGCTGGATAACTGGAGTTGCTGGGCAGGCTCTTCCAGCCCCTCTTCACCCCTGGACAACCGCTCTGCTGTGTGCAGCCCCGCCAGCTGGCAGGAAGGACGTGCAGGAGAGCCAGGTGGTGTGGGTCACAGCAGCCCGGCCCACCGCACAGAGGAGATCCAGTACGGTATGACTGGCCAACAGCCTCAGGGCCAGACAAGAGGGCGCTCCtactcttcctcttcctcatcagGAGGCCCTTTGTCCAGCCCGCTGCAAGTCCACTACCCTAACCACCATGCTGCCAGTTCCTCTCAGGCTCAGCCACGCAAGTCCAGCTCAGCCTGGACCAGTCCCCCCCTGCCCCAGCTAAGCCACGGCCGCAATGAGCGCTGCCAGCAGGCCCTTTCTGACTGGTACTACAACCAGCAGCCGGAGCGCCCGGGACGCAACATGCAGACCCGCCACCGCAGCTACTCTCAGGATCGGCTCATTGACTCAaggaggcagcagcagcgggCAGGCGGCTGGCCGCACAGTGCCTCCCAGGACACCCTGCTGTTACTACAACAGTCAGGACCAGGACCCCATGGAGAGCCATACTGGTCCTATGGAGACTGGGAGGGGGGCCCGGGAAGGGGCCACCCTGCCACTAACTATACGCGAACACGCTCTGAAAACCTGCTGGCCCAGTACGATCGGCATGGCCGCTCGTTAGAGATGCTAGACCGAGCAGCAGCTGGACTGGTCTCGCCTCGGTTTGAGCGGCCTCCATGGCACCAGCAGGCTCCCAAGCCGCCCCCGAGGCCTGATGCCTACCCAAGGCAAGGGAGCCATCATGGTGCGGCACAAGCTCCTCCGGTGTCCCGACACGCACAGTCACATTCTAAACACCACCCTCAGACTCATACCCAGGCCCACTCCCAGCCTCAGCCCCAGCAGGCTGCCCCTCAGAGCAGGCGGCTCCCACCTGGGCAGAGCATGGACGACCAGCCGGTGGGCTACCGCAGCTACAGCCCCTCTTTTTACCGCAAGACGGGCCGCATCATGCAGCAAGCCCACTCTTTCAGGGACCCTTCGTACTCTGGCCCTCACATGAACTGGAACACACCTAAAACCAGCCCCCCAGAGGGCACAACGGCACCTCTCACTGCCTCTGCCTCGTCCCCTCTCGCCTCCGCCACTCCCGAATCCCAGGACAGAGCGTACAGGCCAACAAACCACGAGAGGGAACGAGGGTCAATGGAGGGGCAGGCAGAGGTGGCAGCACAGACCCAGGAAGTGGTGCTGAGGCAGAAACCTCCCACTGGGCGAAGGAACGCCCACGGCATGCGCCACCCCCACTATGCGCTGCCCTTGGATGGGCTAGAACCCTCTTTGTTTTCTCCCGATCCCCAGGACTCAGCTCCTGCCCCTGGTTCCATGGGAGATGTAGCCCCACGTAAACCAAACGGCAACCTGGCCCCCCTCCCCATAGAGGATGATTCACTGGCCTCCATCCCCTTCATAG ATGAACCGACCAGCCCCGGCGCTGATTTGCGCGCACGCCACGTTCCGGCGTCCTCCGTGGTGTCCAGCGGCATGAATTCAGCGCCCGCCGTGGTCAccagccccgcctcccccacctTCACCTTCCCCCTCACTAGGCTCTTCTCACACGACTGCA GCAGTATTAAATCCGGTCGCCGTTCCTCCTATCTTCTAGCCATCACCACCGAACGCTCCAAGTCGTGTGACGAGGGACTCAACACGTTCAGAGAGGAAGGCCGAGTCTTCTC GAGGCTACCAAAGAGAGTGAAGAGTTTCTTCACAGATGGG tctcTGGACAACCTCGGGACAGCAGAGGAGGTTCGATCTAAACGCCATTCCACCTCAGAGCTGGGAAACATCACTTACAGCGACGTACGGCGAGAAGGATGGCTGCACTTCAAACAGATCCTCACAGAGAAGGGCAAG AAGGTGGGCAGTGGCATGCGTCCATGGAAGCGAGTCTTCTCGGTGCTTCGCTCCCATTCACTGTTCCTCTACAAGGACAAGAGGGAGGCGGTGCTCCGCGGGGCCACGATTGGAGGCGCGGCTGAGGACGAGCAGCCAATTAGCATCCGGGGCTGCCTGGTGGATATTGCGTACAGTGAGACCAAACGGAAGCACGCGCTGCGGCTGACCACCCAGGACTTCTGCGAGTACCTGCTGCAGGCGGAGGACCGTGAGGACATGCTGGACTGGATCAAGGTCATCAGGGAGAACAGCAAGACGGACAGCGAG gAGCTCGGCTTCTCCAGACAGGCCCTCATCAATAAGAAACTGAATGATTACAGGAAACAGAG TCCAACAGGCAGCAAGCCCGACTCCTCTCCCAGAATGCCCCGCATGAAGCCTCCCTTCCTGCTTGCCAAGACAGAAAACGCAGCAGGGGCACCACGCTCTCCAAAACCAGAGGGAAAAG ATGAGAGCGGCCCTCCGAAGTCTCCGTGGGGAATCAACATCATGAAGAAGGTAAAGAAGACCGGGCCTAAAGCTTTTGGTGTGAGGTTGGAGGATTGTCAGCCGGGAGTAAACAACAAG TTCATCCCGTTGATCGTGGAGATCTGCTGCGGCCTGGTGGAGGACATGGGTCTGGAGTACACGGGAATCTACAGAGTCCCCGGGAACAACGCTATGGTGTCGATGCTCCAGGATCAGCTCAACAAGGGCGTCGACATCAACCCTGCAGAGGAG AAGTGGCAAGACCTCAATGTTGTCAGCAGTTTACTCAAATCCTTCTTCAGGAAACTTCCAGAGCCTCTTTTCACCAACG ACAAGTACAACGACTTCATTGATGCCAATCGGATGGAAAGTGCATCAGAACGACTAAAAACCATGAAGAAACTA ATTCGAGACCTCCCAGATTATTATTACCACACTCTGAAGTTCCTTGTTGTTCACCTGAAGACTGTAGCCGACAACTCTGATAAAAACaag ATGGAGCCTCGTAACCTGGCTCTGGTGTTTGGGCCAACTCTCGTTCGGACGTCTGAGGACAACATGAAAGATATGGTCACACACATGCCCGACCGCTACAAGATAGTAGAGACGCTCATCCAACAT TGCAACTGGTTTTTCACTGAAGAGCAAGACAAGGATGAAAAG ACGCCGGTGGACACGGAGGACGTGCAACCTGCCCCCAACATTGACCACCTGCTGTCCAACATCGGCAGGACCGCTCTGCTCGGGGAGGCCTCAG ACTCAACCAACAGTGACTCAGCTAAATCAAAG gGGTCGTGGGGGTCAAAGAAAGACATCACACCCAAGGACTTCCTGGCTCTGTCCATCATGTCAGCTGTTACGGGCCGCAAACGCAGAAAGCGCCACAACGCCCGCCGCGTGGGCAGCAGCACCGATGACGACTCCGAGCACGAGCCAATCAAAGCCGGACATTTAggggcagaggaggaagaggaggcagagtCGCCCGTAGGAGACACTGCTCCtcgagcagagggagaggaggacgacgacgaagatgaagaggaagaggaggaggaggaggaagaggaagacgaGGAAGTTGTTGAGAGCGGAGCGAAAGAGGAGGTAGAAGAGGAGGCAGTGGCGGTTATTCCCAGTGGTGGTCGGCCGCGCtgtaaagaggaagaggaggcaggaGAAGGGCAGGCAGCCATGTTGTTGCATGAGGAGGAGGCGCGGGCGGAGGTGAAGGGGCCGACGTGGAGAGCTCCAGAGGATGCTCGCTCCATTGTTTCTGGTTACTCCACCCTCTCCACGTTAGGGCGGAGCCTGGGGTCAGAAGGGAGAGGggatgatgctgatgatgagCACAGCGAGCTGGTGAGTGAGACGGACAACGAGAGTGGCTTCGCCTCGCGCTCCCTCACGCAGGAACGACCTGATAAACACCCAACATCACCTGTGAACACACAACAGCCAGCAGCCCCACGCAGCTTCCTCTACACACATTACAAACCCCCCGTACTCTCACCTACAAACCTGCTAGCCCCACCCAcagcgctcacacacacaccggacTCTGCAGACAGGAGTGAAGGAGGGGCGAGGTCCACCAcgccctcatcctcctccttctcGTCCTCCTCCACTACTCACAGACTGCATTCACGGCCTTCCTTCAACTCCCACAAGCTGATCCAGTGTGACACCCTGGCCAGGAAGAAGCTGAAGTCGGAGAAGGGCAAGGCTCGCTCCCTGGACCTGATGGAGCTGTCTGGGGCCGCGGCTGAGGCTGATGGCGCTGGTTCTGGCTCAGACGGTGCACACAGAGTGAGGCGGGAGACCTCCAGAACCAACCCCTCCTCCGGCAGCAGCCAGGAGAGCCTGCGCCTGAGCCGGCCCAAGCCCTCCCTGCCACCCAGCGAGGCCGCCTCCTTCGCCCCAACCGGCCCTGGCGGCAGGTCTCTGGCGGAGCAGGTCCGCGCTCGTCTGCTGGGCTCGGCCGACGACCTGCGCAGCGTGGGACTACGAAAACCGCTGTCCCCGGAGACACGGAGGAAGAGACGGGCCTGGCGCAGACACACCGTGGTGGCCTCCCCAACTGAGGTCTCTGACAAGAGACCCCCGCTGACTGTCACTGAGTTCCCCCTGTCTCCTATCGCTCGGAACCAGGTCAAACCACCAGGGCAGCCTCGGGATGCAGACGGGCTCGACCAAGGAGCGGCGACACGTCAAGCACCCACCTCTAGATTCCATGAGTACCTGTGA